In Opitutaceae bacterium TAV5, one genomic interval encodes:
- a CDS encoding helicase, with the protein MEFDLDQRTASLGIGEFSAFTVGPRPAGSGQQGGVWRAQLGTRWHQELRAQIAAERADATFEVPVSGRVAHAGWMITLTGRIDQIIPPAAPLPAAGAGRAAARPREEPLVLREIKTTMRAIPAVEEELRAEYPEYFAQLATYVALRRIADPAQRVRGELLFVEAGSGLSQTIACTDRDEALFRSQLEAVRVFLDLRARSRARLRALAFSPPFATPRIGQETTAAELEAAMVLHRNVLFTAPTGFGKTGVLLECALGQMRAGRFSRLIYLTSKATGQLQVMETLGRMRSGDVQEPGAAAFSAEPPPDGTTVPPVRTPDDAEARCRASGGGDAAAPPSRPDESAFVQAWQVRPKREHCVNTTFHCVRSVCGYLDGLERRWESAGLARFYRFGNEARDIAALRAAGRHARVCPYEITRTALAFQDVWVGDYNYVFAPANRGLFFEQPGFDPAETLLVIDEAHNLPSRVADAWSHVADAGTARAVLAELDHQRAPAPLVRAWEAWGLLLARLRPCEELGLDQEDDVADALRALAARITQTPLDAADLGPFVSEAVWQIPALADWMGLDNLRKLLWCPAEGKLHFTCIDAAQAIGDALAPFGGVVFATATPGPASLFAEACGLAPTMADASAGSGAAAMQTVDETPHEIVARTPWRDGAYDIAYDVRVDTTYRERGRHAGMTAATVAALHEAAAGCVVVFFPSYAYAEAITRELDAAFPAMRVALQPRLNDLAAQTAWVEESLALTDAVFLVLGSSFAEGIDALGGRVSHAMVVGPALPEVNAVQKARLAALRGLPREEAFRRVYQVPGMQKVNQALGRLVRAPGQRARVLLHCRRFAELSYARLLDRDYQFGETITGEAELSAWLQAEEAGFRRAGAAGEDGRAAEGG; encoded by the coding sequence ATGGAATTCGATCTCGACCAACGCACCGCCTCGCTGGGTATCGGCGAGTTTTCCGCGTTTACGGTCGGGCCGCGTCCGGCGGGCAGCGGGCAACAGGGCGGCGTGTGGCGCGCGCAGCTCGGCACCCGCTGGCATCAGGAGCTGCGCGCGCAGATAGCGGCGGAGCGGGCGGACGCGACCTTCGAGGTGCCGGTGAGCGGCCGCGTGGCGCATGCGGGCTGGATGATCACGCTGACCGGCCGGATCGACCAGATCATCCCGCCGGCCGCACCGTTGCCGGCGGCCGGGGCGGGGAGGGCGGCGGCGCGGCCCCGCGAGGAGCCGCTCGTGCTGCGCGAGATCAAGACGACGATGCGCGCCATCCCGGCGGTCGAAGAGGAATTGCGCGCGGAGTATCCGGAGTATTTTGCACAACTGGCCACCTACGTGGCACTGCGACGGATCGCCGACCCGGCGCAGCGCGTGCGGGGCGAATTGTTATTCGTCGAGGCAGGCAGCGGCCTGAGCCAGACCATCGCCTGCACCGACAGGGACGAGGCGCTGTTTCGTTCGCAACTGGAGGCGGTGCGAGTGTTCCTCGACTTGCGGGCGCGTTCACGCGCGCGGCTGCGCGCGCTGGCGTTTTCCCCGCCGTTCGCGACGCCGCGTATCGGCCAGGAAACGACAGCGGCGGAGCTCGAGGCCGCGATGGTGCTGCACCGGAACGTGCTGTTCACTGCGCCGACAGGCTTCGGCAAGACGGGTGTGCTCCTCGAATGCGCGCTCGGGCAGATGCGCGCCGGGCGGTTCTCGCGGCTGATTTACCTGACAAGCAAGGCGACGGGGCAGTTGCAGGTGATGGAAACGCTCGGACGAATGCGCAGCGGGGATGTCCAGGAACCCGGAGCGGCGGCTTTTTCTGCCGAACCGCCGCCGGACGGGACGACAGTCCCGCCCGTGCGAACACCGGATGATGCAGAGGCGCGCTGTCGCGCGTCCGGCGGCGGGGACGCCGCCGCTCCGCCAAGCCGCCCGGACGAATCCGCCTTTGTCCAGGCGTGGCAGGTGCGGCCGAAGCGCGAGCATTGCGTCAACACCACGTTCCACTGCGTGCGCAGCGTGTGCGGTTATCTCGACGGGCTGGAGCGGCGCTGGGAGAGCGCGGGGCTGGCGCGGTTTTACCGGTTCGGGAACGAGGCGCGCGACATCGCGGCGTTGCGCGCGGCGGGGCGGCATGCGCGGGTGTGCCCGTACGAGATCACGCGCACGGCGCTGGCGTTTCAGGATGTATGGGTGGGCGATTACAACTACGTGTTCGCGCCGGCCAACCGGGGACTGTTTTTCGAGCAACCCGGCTTCGATCCGGCGGAAACGCTGCTGGTGATCGACGAGGCGCACAACCTGCCTTCGCGCGTGGCCGACGCATGGTCGCATGTGGCCGATGCCGGCACGGCGCGCGCGGTGCTGGCCGAGCTCGACCACCAGCGCGCGCCGGCGCCGCTGGTGCGCGCATGGGAGGCATGGGGTTTATTGCTCGCCCGGCTGCGCCCGTGCGAGGAACTCGGACTCGACCAGGAGGATGACGTGGCCGATGCGTTGCGCGCGCTGGCGGCGCGGATCACGCAGACGCCGCTCGACGCGGCCGACCTCGGGCCCTTCGTCAGCGAGGCGGTGTGGCAGATCCCGGCGCTGGCCGACTGGATGGGGTTGGACAATCTGCGGAAGCTGCTGTGGTGCCCGGCCGAGGGGAAACTCCATTTCACCTGCATTGATGCGGCGCAGGCGATCGGCGATGCGCTGGCGCCGTTTGGCGGCGTGGTGTTTGCCACGGCGACGCCGGGTCCGGCGAGCCTGTTCGCCGAGGCGTGCGGGCTCGCGCCGACGATGGCAGACGCGAGCGCGGGGAGCGGCGCGGCGGCGATGCAGACCGTGGACGAGACTCCGCACGAGATCGTGGCGCGCACACCGTGGCGCGACGGCGCGTACGACATCGCGTACGATGTGCGCGTGGACACGACGTACCGGGAGCGGGGGCGCCATGCAGGGATGACGGCCGCGACGGTGGCCGCGTTGCACGAGGCGGCGGCCGGATGCGTCGTGGTGTTTTTCCCGAGTTATGCCTACGCGGAAGCGATCACCCGCGAGCTGGACGCGGCGTTTCCGGCGATGCGCGTGGCGCTCCAGCCGCGCCTCAACGATCTGGCGGCGCAGACGGCCTGGGTGGAGGAGTCGCTGGCGTTGACCGACGCGGTGTTTCTGGTGCTGGGCAGCAGCTTTGCGGAAGGCATCGACGCGCTTGGCGGGCGGGTCAGCCATGCGATGGTGGTGGGGCCGGCGCTGCCCGAGGTGAACGCGGTGCAGAAGGCGCGCCTGGCGGCGTTGCGCGGGTTGCCGCGGGAGGAAGCGTTTCGCCGCGTGTACCAGGTGCCGGGTATGCAGAAGGTGAACCAGGCGCTGGGCCGGCTGGTGCGCGCCCCGGGGCAGCGGGCGCGGGTGCTGCTGCATTGCCGGCGGTTTGCCGAGTTGAGCTACGCGAGGCTGCTGGACCGCGATTACCAGTTTGGCGAGACGATCACCGGCGAGGCGGAGTTGTCCGCATGGCTGCAGGCGGAAGAAGCCGGCTTCAGGCGTGCCGGGGCTGCCGGTGAAGACGGTCGCGCTGCGGAAGGCGGATGA
- a CDS encoding farnesyl-diphosphate synthase, whose product MDISTKLNRLAAVFETALDSLVPPWSGPQPGPARLHEAMRYTLQAGGKRLRPVLVIAAAELFQTIQTTRTIRPAAPTPPAVNPESAMASPPLPPSPPPLSPLPAAAAIECVHTYSLIHDDLPCMDNDDLRRGRPTAHRAFDEATALLAGDALLTHAFALLANAYGSDPRLATALVRTLAAAAGPDQLIAGQMADLLAEKNAGATAADLEFIHLNKTAAMIRASLVMGGLVGGAGDSDLATLDRAGRQLGLAFQIVDDVLDATADLATLGKTPGKDAAAGKMTYVKLHGIDTARRLARDLTGEAVAAFRSLPGDPAFLAGLAETMASRAR is encoded by the coding sequence ATGGACATCTCAACCAAATTAAACCGCCTTGCCGCCGTCTTTGAAACCGCGCTCGACTCGCTGGTCCCTCCCTGGAGCGGCCCGCAGCCCGGCCCCGCCCGCCTCCACGAGGCCATGCGCTACACACTCCAGGCCGGCGGCAAGCGCCTCCGCCCCGTCCTCGTCATCGCCGCCGCCGAGCTTTTTCAGACGATCCAGACGACCCGGACGATCCGGCCGGCCGCGCCGACGCCGCCAGCGGTGAATCCCGAATCGGCGATGGCCTCGCCCCCCCTCCCCCCCTCCCCCCCTCCGCTCTCGCCCCTCCCCGCCGCCGCGGCCATCGAATGCGTCCATACCTACTCGCTGATCCACGACGACCTGCCCTGCATGGACAACGACGACCTGCGCCGCGGCCGCCCCACCGCCCACCGCGCCTTTGACGAGGCCACCGCTCTCCTTGCCGGCGATGCGCTCCTTACCCACGCCTTCGCCCTCCTCGCCAACGCCTACGGGTCCGACCCGCGCCTCGCCACCGCGCTCGTCCGCACCCTTGCCGCCGCCGCCGGTCCGGACCAGCTCATCGCCGGGCAGATGGCCGATCTGCTCGCCGAAAAAAACGCCGGCGCCACCGCCGCTGACCTCGAATTCATCCACCTCAACAAGACCGCCGCCATGATCCGCGCCTCGCTCGTCATGGGCGGGCTGGTCGGCGGCGCGGGCGACTCCGACCTCGCCACGCTCGACCGCGCCGGCCGCCAACTCGGCCTCGCCTTCCAGATCGTCGACGATGTCCTCGATGCCACCGCCGACCTCGCCACGCTCGGCAAGACCCCCGGCAAGGATGCCGCCGCCGGCAAGATGACCTACGTGAAACTCCACGGCATCGATACCGCCCGCCGCCTCGCCCGCGACCTGACGGGCGAAGCCGTCGCCGCCTTCCGCTCCCTGCCGGGCGACCCCGCGTTTCTCGCCGGACTGGCCGAAACAATGGCCTCCCGCGCAAGATAG
- a CDS encoding dolichol-P-glucose synthetase gives MSCPPDTPPPHPRDPQPEVSVVLPCLNEARTLGACIDAAAEALARAGLRGEIIVADNGSTDGSREIARARGARLVPVAQRGYGHALRAGIDAARSPLVVMGDADGSYDFSGPSLQPFLDALRAGNDLVVGNRFAGGIRAGAMPWKNRYIGNPLLSACGRLFFRSPCRDFHCGLRALRKSAWLRLDLRTSGMEFASEMIVRASLLGLRIAEVPATLAPDGRDRPPHLRPWRDGWRHLRFMLLFSPRWLFLYPGCLLFACGALLGGRLLAGPLHLGRLTLDVHTLLFCAIAVLTGFQSIQFSVFTKAFAIRCGLRPRDRGFETVMRRLSLEAGLVTGACFILAGLALGVTAVLQWGSRHFGDLSPQETLRWVIPSGTLLTLGCQIVLGSFFLGILGLNVLPAAEPDNGRNA, from the coding sequence ATGAGTTGCCCGCCCGACACACCGCCTCCGCATCCTCGCGATCCCCAGCCGGAGGTTTCCGTCGTCCTGCCCTGCCTGAACGAGGCCCGCACGCTCGGCGCCTGCATCGACGCCGCTGCGGAGGCGCTGGCTAGGGCCGGCTTGCGGGGCGAGATCATCGTCGCCGACAACGGCAGCACCGACGGCTCCCGGGAAATCGCGCGCGCGCGCGGTGCCCGGCTCGTGCCCGTCGCGCAACGGGGCTACGGCCATGCCCTGCGCGCCGGCATCGACGCCGCCCGCAGCCCGCTGGTCGTCATGGGCGATGCCGACGGCAGCTACGATTTTTCCGGCCCGTCGCTGCAACCGTTTCTCGACGCGCTGCGCGCCGGCAACGACCTCGTCGTGGGCAACCGCTTTGCCGGCGGCATCCGGGCCGGAGCCATGCCCTGGAAAAATCGTTACATCGGCAACCCGCTGCTCTCGGCCTGCGGCCGGCTGTTTTTCCGGAGTCCGTGCCGGGATTTTCACTGCGGGCTGCGCGCCCTGCGCAAGAGCGCGTGGCTGCGTCTGGACCTGCGCACGAGCGGCATGGAGTTCGCCTCCGAAATGATCGTCCGGGCCTCGCTGCTGGGGCTGCGCATCGCCGAAGTCCCCGCCACGCTGGCTCCCGACGGACGCGACCGGCCGCCGCACCTGCGGCCCTGGCGCGATGGCTGGCGGCACCTGCGCTTCATGCTGCTGTTCAGCCCGCGCTGGCTGTTCCTGTATCCCGGGTGTTTGCTGTTTGCCTGCGGCGCGCTCCTCGGCGGGCGGTTGCTCGCCGGCCCGCTGCACCTCGGCCGCCTGACGCTCGACGTGCACACGCTGCTGTTTTGCGCGATCGCCGTGCTCACCGGGTTCCAGTCGATCCAGTTTTCGGTCTTCACCAAGGCGTTTGCCATCCGGTGCGGGCTGCGTCCGCGCGACCGGGGGTTCGAAACCGTCATGCGCCGGCTCTCGCTCGAGGCGGGGCTGGTAACCGGCGCGTGTTTCATTCTCGCCGGCCTCGCGCTGGGCGTGACGGCGGTGTTGCAGTGGGGCAGCCGGCACTTCGGCGACCTGTCCCCGCAGGAAACGCTGCGCTGGGTGATCCCGTCCGGCACGCTGCTCACGCTCGGCTGCCAGATCGTGCTCGGCAGCTTTTTCCTCGGCATCCTCGGCCTCAACGTCCTGCCGGCAGCGGAGCCGGACAACGGGCGGAATGCGTAA